One Campylobacter concisus DNA segment encodes these proteins:
- the fliF gene encoding flagellar basal-body MS-ring/collar protein FliF, which produces MDFKALLHQISQIYQKLSLKQKIVAGSSIVLVVAFLVFLTLYKSKSDSFAGYSVLFENISPSDSALIVDQLNKDGIKYKLANEGTILVPTSDVYKERIAVATLGIPKESKIGFEIFDKQEFGATDAEQRVKFQRALEGELARTIESLSSIQKATVRIAIPKESVFTERQSLPTASIVVELKPGVSLNAKQIFGIKNLVAASVTNLSTENVKIVNQDGVALGDEDGEFDSDAIAQQIRYKREFENNYEQKIVNVLAPIVGGADKVVAKVNIDFDFDKKDTKSEVYDPNNVVRSESNIEEKRQGSAPNEVGGVPGAVSNIGPVQGLDDSTLKEQYNKSSQQTNYEISKKVTNVKGQFASINRVSAAVVIDGLYQSKKDKDGKPTGELEFAPLTKEQRESITNLIKQSIGYNQNRGDEVSLDNFEFKTGKDVSTGEKMDGFMNNYVMPFLPLLKYIFAALLLYIFYKKVIVPFMQKMLEETKEEEEQAQDDLEEIEMDAEDTLEKFKAARKKVEEQLGLSGEFNEDELKYDVLLEKMKIVVTERSEEISNLLQDMVKNDSDFNMRKEI; this is translated from the coding sequence ATGGATTTTAAGGCATTACTTCATCAAATAAGTCAAATTTATCAAAAGCTTTCACTAAAACAAAAGATCGTCGCGGGCAGCTCGATCGTCTTAGTTGTGGCTTTTTTGGTATTTTTAACGCTTTACAAAAGTAAAAGTGATAGCTTTGCAGGATATAGCGTCCTTTTTGAAAACATCAGCCCAAGCGACTCAGCCTTAATAGTCGATCAGCTAAACAAAGATGGTATAAAGTATAAACTAGCAAATGAAGGCACTATCCTTGTGCCAACAAGTGATGTTTATAAAGAGAGGATCGCGGTTGCGACGCTTGGCATACCAAAAGAGAGCAAGATCGGCTTTGAAATTTTTGACAAGCAAGAATTTGGAGCTACTGATGCCGAGCAAAGGGTTAAATTTCAAAGAGCGCTTGAGGGTGAGCTAGCTAGAACGATAGAGAGCCTCTCGTCTATCCAAAAAGCAACCGTAAGAATAGCCATACCTAAAGAGAGTGTATTTACCGAGCGCCAGTCGCTACCGACAGCATCGATCGTAGTCGAGCTAAAGCCAGGCGTCAGCCTAAATGCGAAGCAAATTTTTGGCATTAAAAACCTAGTCGCCGCCTCTGTTACAAATTTAAGCACAGAAAATGTAAAGATAGTAAATCAAGATGGCGTCGCACTTGGCGATGAAGATGGTGAGTTTGATAGTGATGCCATAGCTCAGCAGATCCGTTATAAGCGCGAGTTTGAAAATAATTACGAGCAAAAGATCGTAAATGTCCTAGCTCCTATAGTAGGCGGGGCAGATAAGGTCGTAGCAAAGGTAAATATCGACTTTGACTTTGATAAAAAAGATACAAAAAGCGAGGTTTATGACCCAAATAACGTCGTAAGAAGCGAGAGCAACATCGAAGAAAAGCGTCAAGGCTCAGCTCCAAATGAAGTGGGTGGCGTCCCAGGTGCGGTTAGTAACATAGGTCCAGTTCAAGGACTAGATGATAGCACTTTAAAAGAGCAGTACAACAAAAGCTCACAGCAGACAAACTACGAAATTTCAAAGAAAGTGACAAATGTCAAAGGGCAGTTTGCTAGCATAAACAGAGTAAGCGCAGCTGTCGTTATAGACGGACTTTATCAGAGCAAAAAGGACAAAGATGGCAAGCCAACTGGCGAGCTTGAATTTGCCCCACTTACCAAAGAGCAAAGAGAATCAATCACAAATTTAATCAAACAATCAATCGGCTACAATCAAAATAGAGGCGATGAGGTAAGCTTAGATAACTTCGAGTTTAAAACTGGCAAAGATGTCAGCACTGGCGAGAAGATGGATGGCTTTATGAATAACTACGTGATGCCTTTCTTGCCACTACTAAAATACATCTTTGCAGCACTTCTACTCTACATCTTCTACAAAAAAGTCATCGTGCCATTTATGCAAAAGATGCTTGAAGAGACGAAAGAAGAAGAGGAGCAAGCCCAGGACGATCTTGAAGAGATCGAGATGGATGCTGAAGATACGCTTGAGAAATTTAAAGCCGCTCGCAAGAAGGTCGAGGAGCAGCTTGGACTTAGTGGTGAATTTAACGAGGACGAGCTAAAATACGACGTGCTTCTTGAAAAGATGAAGATAGTAGTCACCGAGCGAAGTGAGGAAATTTCAAATTTACTCCAAGATATGGTTAAAAACGATAGTGACTTTAACATGCGTAAGGAAATTTGA
- the hisC gene encoding histidinol-phosphate transaminase, with protein MKFNDFLDDLVNYEAGKPIELVVREFGIDAKDVIKLASNENPFGTSKRVEEALKEVAKNAHLYPDDSYFELKEGLAKKFGVTSKNLIIGSGSDQIIEFALHAKANKQSGVLIAGVTFAMYEIYAKQTGAKIYRTKSVEHNLSEFLEIYNAHKDEISVIFLCLPNNPLGECIDADEVYKFIKNIDENTLVVLDCAYNEFAKFKDSKKEIKPSEVVKFKNVIYLGTFSKAYALGGMRVGYGVANEEIIGALSKLRAPFNITTPSLRAAIVALGDDEFVQKTMQNNFEQMKRYEEFARQNGIEFIPSYTNFITFKFNEPKSSQICEKMLKKGIILRDLKSYALNAVRITIGQAWQNDRVFEELKQILK; from the coding sequence ATGAAATTTAATGACTTTTTAGATGATCTAGTAAATTACGAGGCTGGAAAGCCGATCGAGCTTGTAGTTAGAGAGTTTGGCATCGATGCAAAAGATGTGATAAAGCTAGCGAGCAATGAAAACCCTTTTGGCACTAGCAAACGCGTAGAAGAGGCGCTAAAAGAGGTCGCTAAAAACGCACATCTCTATCCAGACGATAGCTACTTTGAACTAAAAGAGGGGCTGGCTAAGAAATTTGGTGTAACTAGCAAAAATTTAATCATCGGCTCTGGAAGCGATCAGATCATAGAATTTGCACTTCACGCAAAGGCGAACAAGCAAAGCGGCGTTTTGATTGCTGGCGTGACATTTGCGATGTATGAAATTTACGCAAAACAAACTGGGGCTAAAATCTACCGCACAAAGAGCGTGGAGCATAATTTGAGCGAGTTTTTAGAAATTTATAACGCGCACAAAGATGAAATTTCTGTCATTTTTCTTTGCTTGCCAAATAACCCATTAGGCGAGTGCATCGATGCTGACGAGGTCTATAAATTTATAAAAAACATTGATGAAAACACGCTTGTGGTGCTTGATTGTGCCTACAACGAATTTGCTAAATTTAAAGATAGCAAAAAAGAGATAAAGCCAAGCGAGGTGGTAAAATTTAAAAACGTTATCTATCTTGGCACTTTCTCAAAGGCATACGCACTTGGTGGCATGCGCGTGGGATACGGCGTGGCAAATGAAGAGATCATAGGCGCTCTTTCAAAGCTAAGAGCTCCTTTTAATATCACAACACCGAGCTTAAGAGCGGCGATCGTAGCACTTGGTGATGATGAATTTGTGCAAAAAACTATGCAAAACAACTTCGAGCAGATGAAGAGGTATGAGGAATTTGCAAGGCAAAATGGCATTGAGTTTATCCCAAGCTATACAAATTTCATCACATTTAAATTTAATGAGCCAAAATCAAGCCAAATATGCGAAAAGATGCTAAAAAAAGGTATAATTTTACGAGATTTAAAAAGCTATGCCTTAAATGCGGTGAGAATCACCATTGGTCAGGCATGGCAAAACGATAGAGTTTTTGAAGAGTTAAAGCAAATTTTAAAGTAG
- the pheA gene encoding prephenate dehydratase has protein sequence MQELNELRKEIDSIDDLILNKLNERMKLVEQIGKLKQTSGTPIYRPERERAIINRLTSLSKEKALNKAAIEAIYLEIFAVSRNLEMPQKIVYLGPEGTYTHQAAQSRFGAMSAYLPLATIEAVFTKLAQKEAKYGVVPIENNTEGAVGATLDCLGKFDDIKIVAELYVDIHHSFVSINENLKEIKRIYSHPQGYNQCRKFLEDHLLNEVEFIPAKSTAAAAYMASMDRESAAICSKIAAKIYNVPIVYETIEDNMANRTRFLILSDFKNAKVENSKTSVLAKTDHRPGRLADLLSIFKNENINITKLESRPIKQREFKSIFYLDFEGHIDDEKVQNAFELAKESGAEITWLGSYLNGDE, from the coding sequence ATGCAAGAGCTAAATGAGCTTAGAAAAGAGATCGATAGTATCGACGATCTCATTTTAAATAAATTAAATGAGAGGATGAAGCTTGTTGAGCAGATCGGCAAGCTAAAGCAAACGAGCGGGACGCCTATATATCGCCCTGAGCGTGAGCGAGCTATCATAAACCGCCTAACAAGCCTTAGTAAAGAAAAAGCCTTAAATAAGGCTGCGATCGAGGCTATTTATCTTGAAATTTTTGCTGTTAGTAGAAATTTAGAGATGCCTCAAAAGATCGTCTATCTAGGACCTGAGGGTACTTATACGCATCAAGCGGCGCAGAGTAGATTTGGCGCGATGAGTGCATATCTGCCACTTGCTACGATCGAGGCAGTTTTTACGAAACTAGCTCAAAAAGAGGCAAAATATGGCGTCGTGCCTATCGAAAACAACACCGAAGGCGCTGTTGGAGCTACGCTTGATTGTTTGGGTAAATTTGATGATATAAAGATAGTGGCAGAGCTCTACGTAGATATCCACCACAGCTTTGTTAGCATAAATGAAAATTTAAAAGAGATAAAGCGAATTTACTCGCATCCGCAAGGCTACAACCAGTGCCGTAAATTTTTAGAAGATCACCTGCTAAATGAGGTCGAATTTATCCCAGCCAAATCAACCGCCGCAGCCGCATATATGGCATCTATGGATAGAGAATCAGCCGCTATTTGCTCAAAAATCGCAGCTAAAATTTACAATGTGCCAATCGTTTATGAAACAATCGAAGATAATATGGCAAATAGAACGAGATTTCTCATTCTTAGCGATTTTAAAAACGCCAAGGTTGAAAACTCAAAAACTTCGGTACTAGCAAAGACCGATCACCGCCCAGGACGCCTTGCTGATCTGCTTTCTATCTTTAAAAATGAGAATATCAATATCACAAAACTTGAGTCACGTCCTATAAAGCAGCGCGAATTTAAGTCAATTTTTTATCTTGACTTTGAGGGGCATATCGACGATGAGAAGGTGCAAAACGCCTTTGAACTCGCAAAAGAGAGCGGCGCTGAGATAACGTGGCTTGGAAGCTATTTAAACGGAGATGAGTAA
- the lysA gene encoding diaminopimelate decarboxylase, which produces MDFKELASKYKTPLYVYDFNYIKERYEALKNAFYARKSLVCYAVKANSNLSVLKFLADLGAGFDCVSIGEVKRALLAGAKRYQIIFSGVGKSDEELKEALENEILLINVESFAELLRLENIAKELNLKARISIRVNPGVDAKTHPYISTGLNENKFGVDAQTAKKMYIHAKASEFLEPTGIHFHIGSQLTSLSPIIDAAKIVSELLRELRALEIDIKFFDVGGGLGIIYNDEKEINLYDYAQGILGALKGQDVTIVCEPGRFIVGNAGYFVASVLYEKFNGKKRFVITDGAMNDLIRPSLYGAHHKIFAYGKDENLGTCDVVGPVCESGDFLAKDIELPECKSGDIIVVKGAGAYGFSMSSNYNTRNRAAEVCLLDGKDRLIRRRESFEDVVALEREFLESADARAK; this is translated from the coding sequence ATGGATTTTAAAGAGCTTGCAAGCAAATACAAAACCCCACTTTACGTTTATGATTTTAACTACATTAAAGAGCGCTATGAGGCGCTAAAAAACGCATTTTACGCTAGAAAATCTCTGGTTTGCTACGCTGTAAAGGCAAACTCAAATTTAAGTGTTTTAAAATTTCTAGCTGATCTTGGAGCAGGATTTGACTGTGTGAGCATTGGCGAGGTCAAAAGGGCGCTTTTAGCTGGAGCTAAGAGATATCAGATCATCTTTAGTGGCGTTGGCAAGAGCGATGAAGAGCTAAAAGAGGCTTTAGAAAATGAAATTTTGCTGATAAATGTTGAGAGCTTTGCCGAACTTTTAAGGCTTGAAAATATCGCAAAAGAGCTAAATTTAAAGGCAAGGATCAGCATCAGGGTAAATCCAGGCGTTGATGCAAAAACTCACCCATATATCTCGACAGGGCTAAATGAAAACAAATTTGGCGTCGATGCGCAGACAGCTAAAAAGATGTATATCCACGCTAAAGCTTCAGAGTTTCTTGAGCCAACTGGCATACACTTTCATATCGGCTCGCAACTAACTTCACTAAGCCCGATAATAGACGCTGCAAAGATCGTAAGCGAGCTTTTAAGAGAGCTAAGAGCGCTTGAGATTGATATCAAATTCTTTGACGTTGGCGGCGGACTTGGCATCATCTATAACGATGAAAAAGAGATAAATTTATACGACTACGCACAAGGAATTTTAGGCGCACTAAAAGGTCAAGATGTAACCATCGTTTGCGAGCCAGGACGCTTTATCGTGGGTAATGCTGGCTACTTTGTAGCAAGCGTTTTATATGAGAAATTTAACGGCAAAAAGAGATTTGTCATCACTGATGGCGCGATGAATGATCTCATAAGACCAAGTCTCTATGGCGCGCATCACAAAATTTTTGCTTACGGCAAGGATGAAAATTTAGGCACTTGCGACGTGGTTGGTCCAGTCTGCGAAAGTGGCGACTTTTTAGCAAAAGATATAGAGCTGCCAGAGTGTAAGAGTGGCGATATCATCGTGGTTAAAGGAGCTGGGGCTTATGGTTTTAGCATGAGTTCAAACTACAACACAAGAAACAGAGCCGCTGAAGTTTGCCTGCTTGATGGCAAAGATAGGCTCATAAGAAGACGCGAGAGTTTCGAGGACGTCGTGGCTTTGGAGAGAGAATTTTTGGAGAGCGCTGATGCAAGAGCTAAATGA
- a CDS encoding LptF/LptG family permease: MKLYARYVGWVYIKSFLIVFLALELFYVGIDLLTNLKDLPPSANLQLLYVGLTALSAISYVLPLSLIFALIILHVNMVRSNELISFYALGISKNKLILPPFLIALFVTIFYVGLNFTPFAYAHDYQKSIAKNTAFSKSTNDSFLKFEGKFIYIKELNSAKQRANDVRIFDINGTDLLSTTFADHAKFKDNEWVLEDVNQTFLPQSLELGESGFSKVKSENLDALRGFKPKSIESAASVENSKFNIPDAINFIKTFKNEGIGLDSARTAFYNLAITPFFAPFLLLIFYYHLPVTGRFFNLALSTFIFVVITLVVWGLLFILTKFAQTSVILPEIGMVLPVILLFAYAIYLIKSHR, translated from the coding sequence ATGAAACTATACGCCAGATACGTTGGCTGGGTCTATATAAAATCTTTTCTTATCGTATTTTTAGCGCTTGAGCTATTTTATGTTGGCATTGATCTGCTTACAAATTTAAAAGATCTGCCGCCATCTGCTAACCTTCAGCTACTCTACGTTGGCCTTACTGCACTAAGTGCCATTAGCTACGTTTTGCCACTTTCACTCATTTTTGCGCTAATAATTTTACATGTAAATATGGTCAGATCAAACGAGCTAATCAGCTTTTATGCTCTTGGCATCAGTAAAAACAAGCTCATTTTACCGCCATTTCTCATCGCACTTTTTGTGACGATTTTTTACGTTGGGCTAAATTTTACGCCATTTGCTTATGCGCATGACTATCAAAAAAGTATCGCTAAAAACACCGCTTTTTCAAAAAGTACAAATGACTCATTTTTGAAATTTGAAGGCAAATTTATCTACATAAAAGAGCTAAACTCAGCCAAGCAAAGAGCAAATGATGTGAGAATTTTTGACATTAATGGCACTGACTTGCTCTCGACAACCTTTGCTGACCACGCTAAATTTAAAGACAATGAGTGGGTTTTAGAGGATGTAAATCAGACCTTTTTGCCTCAAAGCTTAGAGCTTGGCGAAAGTGGCTTTAGCAAGGTAAAAAGCGAAAATTTAGATGCGTTAAGAGGCTTTAAGCCAAAGAGCATCGAGAGTGCTGCAAGCGTTGAAAACTCGAAATTTAACATACCTGATGCGATAAATTTTATAAAGACATTTAAAAACGAAGGCATAGGACTTGATAGCGCAAGGACTGCATTTTATAACCTTGCCATCACGCCATTTTTTGCGCCATTTTTATTGCTTATTTTCTACTATCATTTGCCAGTGACTGGCAGGTTTTTTAACCTCGCACTCTCAACATTTATCTTTGTTGTGATAACACTCGTAGTTTGGGGACTTCTCTTTATCTTAACCAAATTTGCTCAAACCTCAGTCATCTTGCCAGAGATCGGCATGGTGCTTCCAGTTATTTTGCTTTTTGCATACGCCATTTATCTCATAAAATCGCATCGTTAA
- the pth gene encoding aminoacyl-tRNA hydrolase: protein MTLIAGLGNPGPKYENTRHNIGFMLIDLLKDSNFKDVSSAKFQGEVFKFNDIILLKPTTFMNLSGQSVKAVKDFYKPDRIIVIHDDLDLSFGAVKFKKGGSSGGHNGIKSIDNLIGNDYERVRVGIGHEGDAKNFVLGEFSDEERKALDEILAYTKNAVCELLKSDINEISQKFTIKKGLIK from the coding sequence GTGACACTAATAGCGGGGCTAGGAAATCCTGGCCCCAAATACGAAAACACTAGACACAACATAGGCTTTATGCTTATAGACCTCCTAAAAGACTCAAATTTCAAAGATGTTAGCTCAGCTAAATTTCAAGGCGAAGTTTTTAAATTTAACGACATTATCTTGCTAAAACCAACAACCTTTATGAACCTCTCAGGTCAAAGTGTAAAGGCGGTAAAAGACTTTTATAAACCAGATAGGATAATCGTCATTCACGACGATCTTGACCTTAGTTTTGGCGCGGTTAAATTTAAAAAAGGCGGCAGTAGCGGCGGACATAACGGCATAAAATCTATCGACAATCTAATAGGCAACGACTACGAAAGGGTGCGTGTTGGTATCGGACATGAGGGCGATGCTAAAAATTTTGTCCTTGGCGAGTTTAGCGACGAGGAGAGAAAGGCTTTAGATGAAATTTTAGCCTATACAAAAAATGCGGTTTGTGAGCTACTAAAGAGCGATATCAACGAAATTTCACAAAAATTTACGATAAAAAAAGGTCTTATCAAATGA
- a CDS encoding 50S ribosomal protein L25/general stress protein Ctc — MLEGIVRESIGKKSAKALRRDGYLIANIYGKGLENVAAAFKVNDFIKEARKKESLAFDVKVGGKVYNVVIVDYQRDVVTSDLKHVDLKVALPGVLSKYMIPVKPVGTPIGLKNKGVLIQSKRRLCVKCTAENLPNSFDVDVSKLDIDDTILVRDITAPKGVTIIDADRVAVLGVIKAK; from the coding sequence ATGTTAGAAGGAATCGTTAGAGAGAGTATCGGTAAGAAGTCTGCGAAGGCTTTGAGAAGAGATGGTTATCTAATCGCCAACATTTATGGCAAGGGATTAGAGAATGTTGCAGCTGCTTTTAAAGTCAATGACTTTATTAAAGAAGCGCGCAAAAAAGAGAGCCTTGCTTTTGATGTAAAAGTAGGCGGAAAAGTTTATAATGTCGTTATTGTTGATTACCAAAGAGATGTTGTTACAAGTGATCTTAAACACGTGGATCTAAAAGTAGCACTTCCAGGCGTTTTATCAAAATATATGATCCCGGTTAAGCCAGTTGGAACACCTATTGGTCTTAAAAATAAGGGCGTTTTGATCCAGTCAAAAAGACGTCTTTGCGTAAAATGCACGGCTGAAAATTTACCAAATTCATTTGACGTTGATGTAAGCAAACTTGACATTGATGATACGATTTTGGTTCGTGATATCACAGCTCCTAAAGGCGTTACAATCATTGACGCTGACCGTGTTGCGGTACTTGGAGTTATTAAAGCTAAATAA
- a CDS encoding type IV pilus twitching motility protein PilT, whose translation MTKQDLDSYLCSLVDRGGSDLHLKSASLVYGRFNGEIMPLSEENLDPSDAVAIAKELLGAKFDEFMDKKDIDFSYKLNDEYCFRVNMFLQINGISAVFRVTPTKIPTIKDLNLPSVIEKICTETTRGIILVTGPTGSGKTTTLASMINFINQTKRSHIVTIEDPIEYVFNDDKSIINQRSIGADALNFSDALRASLREDPDIILVGEMRDLETIETAIRAAETGHLVLSTLHTLDAKESVNRIVNSFPQGERDKVSLMFSSVLACVISQRLVKTLFGTRRPAVEIMRKNTRIKELISEEKFDEIDLAIAESKNTYGMQTFDQHLLELYENKIISAEVALDNASNRGDLQLKIKSSNVAGFSFENGVNFGKPQSKQDQPEVIALKEI comes from the coding sequence ATGACCAAACAAGACCTAGACTCATATCTATGCTCTTTAGTTGATAGAGGCGGCAGCGATCTTCATCTAAAGTCTGCAAGCCTTGTTTATGGTAGATTTAATGGTGAGATCATGCCACTTAGCGAAGAAAATTTAGACCCAAGTGATGCGGTGGCTATCGCAAAAGAGCTTTTGGGGGCTAAATTTGATGAGTTTATGGATAAAAAAGATATAGATTTTTCTTATAAACTAAATGATGAGTACTGCTTTCGTGTAAATATGTTTTTGCAGATAAATGGAATTTCTGCTGTATTTCGTGTCACTCCAACGAAAATCCCAACCATAAAAGATCTAAATTTACCAAGTGTGATAGAAAAAATTTGCACAGAGACCACTCGTGGCATCATTTTAGTGACTGGCCCAACTGGAAGTGGCAAGACGACAACGCTTGCAAGCATGATAAATTTCATAAACCAAACAAAAAGATCGCACATCGTGACTATCGAAGATCCGATTGAATACGTATTTAACGACGATAAAAGCATAATAAATCAGCGCTCTATCGGGGCAGATGCGTTAAATTTCTCAGATGCGCTAAGGGCTTCATTAAGAGAAGATCCTGACATTATCTTGGTGGGTGAGATGAGAGATCTTGAGACGATTGAGACTGCCATTAGAGCTGCTGAGACTGGTCACTTGGTGCTTTCGACACTTCACACACTTGATGCAAAAGAGAGCGTAAATAGGATAGTAAATAGCTTCCCTCAAGGCGAGCGAGATAAGGTCAGTCTTATGTTCTCTTCAGTCCTTGCTTGTGTCATCTCACAAAGGCTAGTTAAGACGCTTTTTGGCACAAGACGCCCAGCAGTCGAGATCATGAGAAAAAATACCCGCATAAAAGAGCTCATATCTGAAGAGAAATTTGATGAGATCGATCTTGCCATAGCTGAGTCAAAAAATACTTACGGCATGCAAACCTTTGATCAGCACCTGCTTGAGCTTTATGAAAATAAGATAATTAGTGCCGAAGTAGCGCTTGATAATGCTAGTAACAGGGGTGACTTGCAGCTTAAGATAAAAAGCTCAAATGTAGCAGGTTTTAGCTTTGAAAATGGTGTAAATTTTGGCAAACCTCAAAGCAAACAAGATCAACCTGAAGTGATCGCGCTTAAAGAAATTTAG
- a CDS encoding transaldolase, whose amino-acid sequence MYDNEAKFSLWCDFIERDFLQNEFNSLLESGVINGATSNPAIFKTAFASPAYKQIIQNSNKRHPKDLYEILATQDIKIAACKMLKNYANGDDGFVSIEVDPNLSGETAATIEEGIRLHSLISMPNVMIKIPATKEGYEAMSALMARGISVNATLIFSPDQAKNCLEAFKEGSKAYASRFVDTTMPKGVISVFVSRFDRKLDETMSAKSLPTGQIGIMNAANIYHIIEDFGLENVRTLFASTGVKGGGLRGDYYVRELMYKNSINTAPIDTIKEFIKEKAEAKNAPSKENISSFFHIIKNNEIDINATYKELLNDGLKQFVAAFDDIMKSL is encoded by the coding sequence ATGTATGACAATGAAGCTAAATTTTCTCTTTGGTGTGACTTTATAGAGAGAGATTTTTTACAAAATGAATTCAACTCTTTGCTAGAAAGTGGCGTTATAAACGGAGCTACAAGCAACCCAGCTATCTTTAAAACAGCTTTTGCATCACCTGCTTACAAACAGATCATACAAAATAGCAACAAGCGTCACCCAAAAGACCTCTATGAAATTTTAGCGACCCAAGATATCAAGATAGCCGCATGTAAAATGCTAAAAAACTACGCAAATGGCGATGATGGCTTTGTTAGCATCGAGGTTGATCCAAATTTAAGTGGCGAAACAGCTGCTACGATAGAAGAGGGCATCAGGCTTCATAGCCTCATCTCAATGCCAAATGTCATGATAAAAATTCCAGCTACAAAAGAGGGTTATGAAGCGATGAGTGCACTCATGGCAAGAGGCATCAGCGTAAATGCGACGCTCATTTTCTCGCCAGATCAGGCTAAAAACTGCCTAGAGGCCTTTAAAGAGGGTAGCAAAGCTTATGCAAGCCGCTTTGTGGATACGACGATGCCAAAAGGTGTGATCAGTGTTTTTGTTAGTAGATTTGATAGAAAGCTTGATGAGACAATGTCTGCAAAGAGCCTACCAACTGGGCAGATTGGCATAATGAACGCTGCAAATATCTATCATATCATTGAGGATTTTGGCTTAGAAAACGTAAGGACACTTTTTGCAAGCACTGGCGTAAAAGGTGGTGGCTTAAGAGGGGATTATTACGTTAGAGAACTAATGTATAAAAACTCTATAAACACAGCTCCGATAGATACGATAAAAGAATTTATAAAAGAAAAAGCTGAGGCAAAAAATGCCCCTAGCAAAGAGAATATCTCAAGCTTTTTTCACATCATAAAAAATAATGAGATCGACATAAATGCTACTTATAAAGAGCTTTTAAATGACGGCTTAAAGCAGTTTGTTGCAGCATTTGACGACATTATGAAATCACTTTAA
- the serB gene encoding phosphoserine phosphatase SerB — MIKLCVFDFDSTIMDGETIDILAAANNASDEVASITKRSMNGELDFFESLTARVKFLKGMPLSKADEICKNLPIMPGASELIDALKQKGIKVVIFSGGFHIATDKMQEKLKFDANFANILHHKDGILTGEVGGEMMFGSSKGEMIDRLKGLLNLDKSEIMCVGDGANDVSMFRKCDLKIAFCAKEILKKEATHCVDVKDLREILNFIR; from the coding sequence TTGATAAAACTTTGTGTTTTTGACTTTGACTCTACGATAATGGACGGCGAGACGATTGATATCCTCGCCGCCGCCAATAACGCCAGCGATGAGGTGGCTAGCATAACTAAGCGTTCGATGAACGGCGAACTTGATTTTTTTGAAAGTCTTACAGCAAGAGTAAAATTTTTAAAAGGAATGCCACTCTCAAAGGCAGATGAAATTTGTAAAAATTTACCTATCATGCCAGGAGCCAGCGAGCTTATAGACGCTTTAAAGCAAAAGGGTATAAAGGTTGTGATTTTTAGTGGTGGTTTTCACATCGCGACTGATAAGATGCAAGAAAAGCTTAAATTTGATGCAAATTTTGCAAATATTTTGCACCATAAAGATGGAATTTTAACAGGTGAAGTTGGCGGAGAGATGATGTTTGGTAGCTCAAAAGGTGAGATGATAGATCGCTTAAAGGGGCTATTAAATTTAGATAAAAGTGAGATCATGTGCGTTGGCGACGGCGCTAATGATGTATCGATGTTTAGAAAATGTGATCTAAAGATTGCCTTTTGTGCGAAAGAAATTTTAAAAAAAGAGGCGACGCATTGCGTGGATGTCAAAGATCTGCGTGAAATTTTAAATTTTATAAGGTGA
- a CDS encoding chemotaxis protein CheW, whose translation MNDKLNQVLSKQKQQIDEPEIKNNEDIVQLVGFVVGEEEYAIPILNIQEIIKPIEYTRVPSVPDYVLGVFNLRGNVIPLIDLRKRFSLNVTKQSSNTRYIVMKDEDNIAGFVIDRLTEAIRIDRNRIDPPPETLVKDKGMIYGIGKRDQNILTILKVESLLKRDF comes from the coding sequence ATGAATGATAAACTAAACCAAGTTTTAAGCAAACAAAAACAGCAAATTGACGAGCCTGAGATAAAAAACAACGAAGATATAGTCCAACTTGTAGGCTTCGTTGTTGGCGAGGAAGAGTATGCGATACCTATTTTAAATATCCAAGAGATAATCAAGCCTATCGAATACACCCGTGTTCCTAGCGTGCCTGACTATGTTCTTGGCGTGTTTAACTTGCGTGGAAACGTTATCCCGCTTATTGATTTGCGAAAACGTTTTTCACTAAATGTTACAAAGCAAAGCTCAAATACAAGATATATCGTCATGAAAGATGAGGATAACATCGCAGGCTTCGTGATAGACCGCTTGACGGAGGCTATCAGAATAGACCGTAACAGGATCGATCCGCCGCCAGAGACTTTGGTAAAAGACAAAGGCATGATCTATGGTATCGGCAAACGCGATCAAAATATCCTTACGATTTTAAAGGTTGAGAGCCTTTTAAAGCGTGATTTTTAG